One region of Microbacterium rhizosphaerae genomic DNA includes:
- a CDS encoding SMP-30/gluconolactonase/LRE family protein: protein MEITILYDAHAEVGEGPAFDARTGELRWVDILRGQGWRAAAIAAADGTLAAHGAWQEELRVDTHIGAVLPTRDPGELLLVIRDGFVRHDRATGHRIPLAAPLRDRPLVRFNDAKVSPDGRAFATTMPYEAGTDAGELYRLDPDGATPILGDLGLGNGLGWSPDGRTMYVVDSTAHTVYRADYDPTTGAVGEASPFLRLRLAPDAIPDGMCVDDEGGLWLAIMGGGRLERYLPDGTPDRQVLLPVRSPTSVCFAGAGLDTLIVTSLSYRYSAADHAADPHAGAVLAITGLGVTGPAATPWEPATAGL from the coding sequence ATGGAGATCACGATCCTGTACGACGCGCACGCGGAGGTGGGTGAAGGTCCCGCCTTCGACGCGCGAACCGGCGAGCTCCGGTGGGTGGACATCCTCCGCGGCCAGGGATGGCGGGCCGCCGCCATCGCGGCCGCCGACGGGACCCTCGCCGCGCACGGGGCCTGGCAGGAGGAGCTGCGCGTCGATACGCACATCGGGGCCGTGCTTCCAACACGCGACCCCGGCGAGCTCCTGCTCGTCATCCGTGACGGCTTCGTGCGCCACGACCGCGCCACGGGACACCGCATCCCACTCGCGGCGCCGCTGCGCGATCGGCCGCTGGTGCGCTTCAACGACGCCAAGGTGTCGCCTGACGGCCGCGCTTTCGCCACGACCATGCCCTACGAGGCAGGGACGGATGCGGGCGAGCTGTATCGGCTCGACCCGGATGGCGCCACCCCGATTCTCGGGGACCTCGGACTCGGCAACGGCCTGGGCTGGTCGCCGGACGGCCGCACGATGTACGTCGTCGACTCGACCGCGCACACCGTGTACCGGGCGGACTACGACCCGACCACCGGAGCAGTGGGCGAGGCATCGCCGTTCCTCCGGCTCCGCCTGGCTCCCGATGCCATCCCCGACGGCATGTGCGTGGATGACGAGGGCGGGCTCTGGCTCGCGATCATGGGTGGCGGACGCCTCGAGCGCTATCTCCCAGACGGCACCCCCGACCGCCAGGTGCTCCTGCCGGTGCGCAGCCCCACGAGCGTGTGCTTCGCCGGCGCCGGGCTCGACACGCTCATCGTCACCTCCTTGAGCTACCGGTACAGCGCGGCCGACCACGCCGCAGACCCCCATGCCGGCGCCGTCCTCGCCATCACCGGCCTCGGTGTGACGGGCCCGGCCGCCACGCCGTGGGAACCGGCCACAGCCGGCCTGTGA
- a CDS encoding ABC transporter permease, whose translation MSTTAPTTTATSAVVVHRQEQFDQSAWYRLIRRDEVGIFAATVVLILAAAIFAPHFLDADNLLSIAQQIAIIAIVAAGMTYVIVVGEIDLSVGSQYGFLAVFFAWSIHDWGIPAGAAIPATLILGLGTGALNGVVTTIFGIPSFVVTLAALAVYRGAALLLSEGVPIIASKNEVFRAITSGYLFPGLSAQTLWMILLLLVLGVVLAFTRFGSNVYSVGGNRSAAADAGIDVNVTKIICFALTGFLCAVAALLLTGWLGSGNPLTGTGFELSVIAAVVVGGASLTGGKGTIVGTFLGAVVAGVLNNALILAGISNNWQQVATGLLIVVAVFINRLVAKRTGADLRT comes from the coding sequence ATGAGCACAACCGCTCCCACGACGACCGCCACCTCCGCTGTGGTGGTCCACCGCCAAGAGCAGTTCGACCAGTCGGCGTGGTACCGGCTGATCCGTCGCGACGAGGTGGGCATCTTCGCGGCGACGGTGGTCCTCATCCTGGCCGCGGCGATCTTCGCACCTCACTTCCTGGATGCCGACAACCTGCTGAGCATCGCGCAGCAGATCGCCATCATCGCGATCGTCGCCGCCGGCATGACCTACGTCATCGTGGTCGGCGAGATCGACCTGTCGGTCGGCTCCCAGTACGGCTTCCTCGCCGTCTTCTTCGCCTGGAGCATCCACGACTGGGGCATCCCTGCGGGCGCTGCGATTCCCGCCACCCTGATCCTCGGCCTCGGCACCGGTGCCCTCAACGGTGTGGTCACGACCATCTTCGGCATCCCGTCGTTCGTCGTCACGCTCGCCGCGCTCGCCGTCTACCGGGGCGCCGCGCTGCTGCTGTCCGAAGGCGTACCGATCATCGCGTCCAAGAACGAGGTGTTCCGAGCGATCACATCCGGCTACCTCTTCCCCGGCCTCAGCGCACAGACACTGTGGATGATCCTCCTCTTGCTCGTCCTGGGTGTCGTCCTCGCCTTCACCCGATTCGGATCCAACGTCTATTCGGTCGGCGGCAATCGATCGGCCGCCGCCGACGCCGGCATCGATGTGAACGTCACGAAGATCATCTGCTTCGCCCTCACCGGTTTCCTGTGTGCGGTCGCCGCCCTACTGCTCACCGGCTGGCTCGGAAGCGGCAACCCGCTGACTGGCACGGGATTCGAGCTCAGCGTGATCGCCGCCGTCGTCGTCGGCGGCGCCTCCCTCACGGGCGGCAAGGGCACCATCGTGGGCACGTTCCTCGGCGCAGTCGTCGCCGGCGTGCTCAACAACGCGCTGATCCTCGCGGGCATCAGCAACAACTGGCAGCAAGTGGCCACCGGGCTCCTCATCGTCGTTGCGGTGTTCATCAATCGCCTGGTGGCCAAGCGCACAGGCGCCGACTTGCGCACCTGA
- a CDS encoding substrate-binding domain-containing protein has protein sequence MSENSQENGHISRRGLIVGGGAAAALGGAAMLLAACSPEKPAAAAAASVGTGSAQAGKKVVFIVHDKNSFFAPVQAGFEDFGKAMGWKTQFNGPSPQDVQQTVDMQKNALNSKPDGVIFTCIDPTAFDANIQQAIDSKIPVVLSNVATGADKKFRIGFVGQSFIVAGIDAGMLAAKYAKQHTGQTSGVIIVGNFAPGNSALDDRATGIKQGVDRFNQQNGTSYTTELLVTSTDETKAVGAIDARYRKSPVVGWAMTAFDHQFVATWAKQNNLVGKFAVGGFDETAPVLQGIKDGGIDFTLGQNPYAQGWLAAAMIAEQIGAGYPGSSVDTGAEIVDKSNIAEIMVREAKYA, from the coding sequence ATGTCAGAGAACAGTCAAGAAAACGGACACATCAGCCGGCGCGGTCTCATCGTCGGCGGTGGCGCCGCAGCCGCCCTCGGCGGGGCCGCAATGCTCCTTGCCGCGTGTTCGCCCGAGAAGCCGGCCGCGGCAGCGGCCGCATCGGTCGGAACGGGCAGCGCCCAGGCGGGCAAGAAGGTCGTCTTCATCGTGCACGACAAGAACTCCTTCTTCGCTCCGGTGCAGGCGGGGTTCGAGGACTTCGGCAAGGCGATGGGGTGGAAGACGCAGTTCAACGGCCCCTCCCCGCAGGATGTGCAGCAGACCGTCGACATGCAGAAGAATGCACTGAACAGCAAGCCCGACGGCGTCATCTTCACCTGCATCGACCCGACGGCCTTCGACGCGAACATCCAGCAGGCGATCGACTCGAAGATCCCGGTGGTGCTCTCGAACGTCGCCACGGGCGCCGACAAGAAGTTCCGTATCGGTTTCGTCGGTCAGAGCTTCATCGTCGCGGGCATCGACGCAGGCATGCTCGCAGCCAAGTATGCGAAGCAGCACACGGGGCAGACGAGCGGCGTGATCATCGTCGGCAACTTCGCGCCGGGCAACAGCGCGCTCGACGACCGCGCCACAGGCATCAAGCAGGGGGTGGATCGGTTCAACCAGCAGAACGGCACGAGCTACACGACGGAGCTCCTCGTCACCTCCACCGACGAGACGAAGGCGGTCGGCGCGATCGACGCGCGCTACCGCAAGTCGCCTGTCGTCGGATGGGCGATGACCGCATTCGACCACCAGTTCGTCGCCACCTGGGCCAAGCAGAACAACCTGGTCGGCAAGTTCGCCGTCGGGGGCTTCGACGAGACGGCACCCGTGCTGCAGGGCATCAAAGACGGAGGTATCGACTTCACGCTCGGGCAGAACCCCTACGCGCAGGGGTGGCTGGCCGCCGCGATGATCGCGGAGCAGATCGGCGCCGGATACCCCGGCAGCAGCGTCGACACCGGCGCGGAGATCGTGGACAAGTCGAACATCGCCGAGATCATGGTCCGCGAGGCGAAGTACGCCTGA
- a CDS encoding fumarylacetoacetate hydrolase family protein, giving the protein MTLIDGSTSLRRCFPPNGGAPAAGAVTTDGDWRSLGCDLDELLRLRLSDIRAAVDEALARDFDPDCDLEAADVEAAQALPPASGQMEVWAAGVTYERSRDAREEESEVADVYAKVYDAARPELFFKSVPWKVVTDAAPVGIREDSALNVPEPEVAVLVNAFAEIVGFTICNDVSSRSIEGENPLYLPQAKVYWHSCAIAASVRPAWEVTAPDALDITAEIRRGGVPVWDARGTTAKMRRSFDDLVSYAFAADDFPDGMVLSTGTMLVPEMDVTLQEGDEVAITIAELGTLVNPVVVRGSRMTRADGQA; this is encoded by the coding sequence ATGACCCTCATCGACGGCTCGACGAGCCTGCGCCGCTGCTTCCCGCCGAACGGAGGAGCGCCGGCCGCCGGCGCCGTGACGACAGACGGCGACTGGCGTTCCCTCGGCTGCGATCTGGATGAGCTGCTGCGTCTCCGCCTCAGCGACATCCGTGCTGCAGTCGACGAGGCCCTCGCCCGCGACTTCGATCCCGACTGCGACCTCGAGGCCGCCGACGTCGAGGCCGCACAGGCCCTGCCCCCCGCGAGCGGGCAGATGGAGGTGTGGGCCGCCGGAGTCACGTACGAGAGATCACGCGACGCCCGCGAGGAGGAGAGTGAGGTGGCCGACGTCTACGCAAAGGTCTACGACGCCGCCCGACCCGAGCTCTTCTTCAAGTCGGTGCCATGGAAGGTCGTGACGGATGCGGCGCCTGTCGGCATCCGCGAGGACTCGGCCCTCAACGTCCCGGAGCCCGAGGTCGCCGTCCTGGTGAACGCGTTCGCCGAGATCGTCGGCTTCACGATCTGCAACGACGTGAGCTCCCGGAGCATCGAGGGCGAGAATCCGCTCTACCTGCCTCAGGCGAAGGTGTACTGGCACTCGTGCGCGATCGCGGCGTCCGTCCGGCCGGCCTGGGAGGTGACCGCCCCGGATGCACTCGACATCACCGCGGAGATCCGGCGCGGGGGCGTGCCGGTGTGGGATGCGAGGGGCACCACCGCGAAGATGCGCCGCAGCTTCGACGACCTCGTCTCATACGCCTTCGCCGCCGATGACTTTCCGGACGGCATGGTGCTCTCGACGGGCACGATGCTCGTCCCCGAGATGGACGTGACGCTGCAGGAGGGCGACGAGGTCGCGATCACGATCGCCGAACTCGGAACACTCGTGAACCCTGTCGTCGTCAGGGGCTCGCGCATGACTCGAGCCGACGGTCAGGCATAG
- a CDS encoding GntR family transcriptional regulator: protein MRDFQPRARPVVKRQRISDWVYDEICEAIRDMSLPPGTPISEPSLAAQLNVSRAPVREALTRLADQRLVVVTPQVGTRVAPILMGDVAEACFVRSALEVGAFETAAAQPDLDTTELRRIFEAGARAARAHDAEAFFEADEQLHQKVFELAGFPHVWDVLRGVKLNLDRLRRLHLADALDNPDITAEHRTIVEALENSDLPTGIEAIQRHAHRILIDSDDAFRARSPEYFEE from the coding sequence ATGAGGGACTTCCAGCCCCGTGCCCGACCTGTGGTGAAGCGTCAGCGGATCTCCGACTGGGTGTACGACGAGATCTGCGAGGCGATCCGGGACATGTCGCTCCCGCCCGGCACGCCGATCTCCGAGCCCAGTCTGGCGGCGCAGCTCAACGTGAGCCGCGCGCCCGTCCGCGAGGCTCTGACGCGGTTGGCCGACCAGCGGCTGGTGGTGGTGACGCCGCAGGTCGGCACGCGCGTCGCCCCCATCCTGATGGGCGATGTCGCCGAGGCATGCTTCGTCCGGTCGGCCCTCGAGGTCGGCGCCTTCGAGACCGCGGCGGCCCAGCCCGACCTCGACACCACAGAACTGCGTCGGATCTTCGAGGCAGGGGCTCGAGCGGCACGGGCGCACGACGCGGAGGCCTTCTTCGAGGCGGACGAGCAGCTGCATCAGAAGGTGTTCGAACTCGCGGGCTTCCCGCACGTGTGGGATGTGCTCCGCGGCGTGAAGCTGAACCTCGACCGCCTCCGACGTCTGCACCTGGCGGATGCACTCGACAACCCCGACATCACCGCAGAGCATCGGACGATCGTCGAGGCGCTCGAGAACAGCGACCTGCCCACAGGCATCGAAGCGATCCAGCGGCACGCGCATCGCATCCTCATCGATAGCGACGACGCCTTCCGCGCCCGGTCGCCGGAGTACTTCGAGGAGTAG
- a CDS encoding FadR/GntR family transcriptional regulator encodes MSNRLTSEIPGPGPGFRGVPQIVAALEDEIVSGRWQAGVRLPSERVLAERFEVARSAIREALRILQERQLIVTAGGRGTFVREFQPALGAGTAEQLARSGLVTAKDLMAARAVLEPAAAALAARNRSTADLRRLHELVARFDTALIPEAADVDLEFHTAIVEATGNPVLQVMFASIRTLAHAMMARSLSDPRVVGADLHDVLCDRIAAQDEEGARAAMLAHIQAAESFYGADLDRPLADVLRGRADLEPGLASILKELSQPPA; translated from the coding sequence ATGAGCAACCGCCTGACATCCGAGATCCCCGGCCCCGGCCCCGGCTTCCGCGGAGTGCCGCAGATCGTCGCAGCACTCGAGGACGAGATCGTCTCCGGCCGATGGCAGGCGGGCGTACGCCTCCCTTCGGAGCGCGTACTGGCGGAGCGCTTCGAGGTCGCTCGCTCGGCGATCCGTGAGGCCTTGCGGATCCTGCAGGAACGGCAGCTCATCGTGACCGCGGGTGGTCGCGGCACGTTCGTGCGCGAGTTCCAGCCCGCTCTCGGAGCCGGCACGGCTGAGCAGCTGGCCCGCTCGGGCCTGGTCACCGCCAAGGACCTCATGGCGGCACGAGCCGTCCTGGAACCGGCGGCCGCCGCACTGGCGGCGCGCAACAGGAGCACGGCGGACCTGCGCCGACTGCACGAGCTCGTCGCCCGGTTCGATACCGCGCTGATTCCGGAGGCGGCGGATGTCGACCTCGAATTCCACACCGCGATCGTCGAGGCGACCGGGAACCCCGTGCTGCAGGTCATGTTCGCCTCCATCCGCACGCTCGCCCACGCGATGATGGCGCGAAGCCTCAGCGACCCGCGCGTCGTCGGGGCCGACCTGCACGACGTCCTGTGCGACCGGATCGCCGCACAGGACGAAGAAGGCGCACGCGCCGCGATGCTCGCGCACATCCAGGCAGCCGAGAGCTTCTACGGGGCGGACCTCGACCGCCCCCTCGCCGACGTGCTCCGCGGCCGCGCCGATCTGGAGCCCGGCCTGGCCTCGATTCTGAAGGAGCTCAGCCAGCCTCCCGCCTGA
- a CDS encoding zinc-dependent alcohol dehydrogenase, whose protein sequence is MSEPVGAAMRALRWHARGDLRVETVPTPRPRAGEALIRVERVGLCGTDVEEYRTGPHDIPVDAPHPVSGAMAPMIPGHEVVGVVVACADRPDLVGRRVIPDVVDGCGDCWWCRHHEEGLCPRLVVRGQTGDGGLAEFMLCRSRTMVPVPPDVPGDVAAFAEPVAVATRAVAKAGDLRGRVAAVVGTGVVGNLIAQVCISEGATVVAIDPAAHRRALAAEVGAVAASPDDGPAEVGRVSGGRGADVVFECAGRPDSFDAGFRLARRGGSIILVGINDSGPAFPWRQAVLHELRILGTAAHMWDTDVTAAVHALADGTVQVGALLSKTIALEEVPAMLHTLSEPNTLAKVLVDPGATSALRSEDKEGR, encoded by the coding sequence GTGAGCGAGCCCGTCGGCGCTGCGATGCGCGCGCTCCGCTGGCACGCGCGTGGTGACCTGCGTGTGGAGACCGTGCCCACTCCTCGTCCCCGCGCCGGCGAGGCGCTCATCCGCGTGGAGAGGGTCGGATTGTGCGGAACGGATGTCGAGGAGTACCGCACCGGTCCGCACGACATCCCCGTGGACGCACCTCACCCCGTCTCCGGCGCGATGGCGCCGATGATCCCCGGCCATGAGGTGGTGGGCGTCGTCGTCGCATGCGCGGACCGCCCCGACCTGGTCGGCCGCCGGGTCATCCCCGACGTCGTGGACGGATGCGGCGACTGCTGGTGGTGCCGCCATCACGAGGAAGGGCTCTGCCCGCGCCTGGTCGTCAGAGGCCAGACCGGCGATGGGGGCCTCGCCGAGTTCATGCTGTGCCGAAGCCGCACGATGGTGCCGGTGCCGCCCGATGTGCCCGGCGATGTCGCGGCGTTCGCCGAGCCTGTCGCCGTCGCCACGCGGGCCGTGGCGAAAGCCGGCGATCTTCGGGGTCGTGTCGCGGCTGTGGTCGGCACCGGTGTGGTGGGGAATCTCATCGCACAGGTGTGCATCAGCGAGGGCGCGACCGTGGTCGCGATCGACCCGGCGGCACATCGGCGAGCGCTTGCCGCCGAGGTGGGAGCCGTCGCCGCGTCGCCGGACGACGGCCCCGCCGAGGTGGGACGCGTCAGCGGAGGACGCGGCGCGGATGTCGTGTTCGAATGCGCCGGTCGGCCGGACTCGTTCGATGCCGGCTTCCGCCTGGCGCGCCGCGGAGGATCGATCATCCTCGTCGGCATCAACGACTCCGGCCCCGCCTTCCCCTGGCGTCAGGCCGTCCTGCACGAGCTGCGGATACTCGGCACGGCCGCCCATATGTGGGACACCGACGTGACGGCGGCCGTTCACGCCCTTGCCGACGGCACGGTGCAGGTCGGGGCACTGCTCAGCAAGACGATCGCGTTGGAGGAGGTTCCCGCCATGCTCCACACGCTCAGCGAGCCGAACACGCTCGCCAAGGTGCTCGTGGACCCCGGCGCGACATCCGCCCTACGTTCGGAAGACAAGGAGGGCAGGTGA
- a CDS encoding aldehyde dehydrogenase family protein → MTTTTPTPTATLSATTDAELDAVFAAAAAARGPLAALGIDGRRRALDAAAAALRDAAEALIPIAREETHLPEGRLRGEIERTAFQLELYGQAASTAFRVDHDPADAAADPAPRPELYRSHRPIGVVLNFAASNFPFAFSVAGTDTASALAAGCPVVVKTHSGHPRLSVATWQVVAPVLEAHGCPPGTLALIAGTQAGIRALQDPRVGAAAFTGSLKGGRALFDIACARPTPIPFYGELGSVNPAVVAPHAAATRGDEIAAGFFASFTLGAGQYCTKPGLLFWPESVPVPDSLLSAVRDASLHELLNERITAGFEDTSTALENHPGVSILSRSEAGASRALLLATDAASVLADPASIVECFGPAALVIRYRDGAELVDALGTVEGSLTGTIHADDEDDAIVRRVLGVMEDRVGRIVWDDWPTGVAVAVGQQHGGPYPAATSSLHTSVGTHAIDRFLRPIAYQNVPERFLPVP, encoded by the coding sequence ATGACCACCACCACCCCGACGCCGACCGCGACCCTCTCCGCGACGACCGATGCAGAGCTCGACGCCGTGTTCGCCGCCGCGGCGGCGGCACGCGGTCCGCTGGCTGCTCTCGGCATCGACGGCCGGCGCCGGGCTCTGGATGCCGCCGCGGCGGCTCTGCGCGACGCAGCCGAAGCGCTGATCCCGATCGCGCGTGAGGAGACTCATCTGCCCGAGGGGCGGCTGCGGGGCGAGATCGAGCGCACCGCGTTCCAGCTCGAGTTGTACGGTCAGGCGGCATCCACCGCCTTCCGCGTGGATCACGACCCCGCGGATGCAGCGGCCGATCCCGCGCCGCGCCCCGAGCTGTACCGCAGCCACCGGCCGATCGGGGTGGTCCTGAACTTCGCGGCCAGCAACTTCCCGTTCGCCTTCAGCGTCGCCGGCACCGACACCGCGTCCGCCCTGGCCGCGGGCTGCCCGGTCGTGGTCAAGACGCACTCCGGTCATCCGCGCCTCTCGGTGGCGACCTGGCAGGTGGTCGCACCGGTGCTGGAGGCGCACGGCTGCCCGCCGGGCACGCTGGCCCTCATCGCCGGCACGCAGGCAGGAATCCGTGCACTCCAGGATCCGAGGGTCGGCGCTGCGGCCTTCACGGGCTCGCTGAAGGGCGGCCGAGCCCTGTTCGACATCGCGTGTGCCCGGCCCACACCGATCCCGTTCTACGGCGAGCTGGGCAGCGTGAATCCGGCGGTCGTCGCCCCGCATGCAGCCGCCACGCGGGGCGACGAGATCGCCGCGGGCTTCTTCGCCTCCTTCACCCTGGGCGCGGGACAGTACTGCACGAAGCCGGGACTGCTCTTCTGGCCGGAGTCGGTGCCCGTCCCCGATTCGCTGCTCTCGGCGGTGCGCGACGCGTCCCTGCACGAACTGCTCAATGAGCGCATCACCGCGGGATTCGAAGACACCAGCACAGCGCTCGAGAACCACCCGGGGGTGAGCATCCTGAGCAGGTCCGAGGCAGGCGCTTCGCGTGCGCTGCTCCTTGCGACGGACGCGGCGTCGGTGCTCGCCGACCCCGCGTCGATCGTGGAGTGCTTCGGCCCGGCGGCACTCGTGATCCGGTACCGCGACGGTGCCGAGCTCGTCGACGCGCTCGGCACCGTCGAGGGGTCCCTCACCGGTACGATCCACGCGGACGATGAGGACGATGCGATCGTCCGCCGGGTGCTGGGCGTGATGGAGGACCGCGTCGGTCGCATCGTGTGGGACGACTGGCCCACGGGCGTCGCCGTCGCGGTGGGCCAGCAGCACGGCGGGCCCTACCCGGCCGCGACGAGCAGTCTGCACACCAGTGTCGGAACCCACGCGATCGATCGCTTCCTCCGGCCGATCGCGTACCAGAACGTGCCGGAGCGGTTCCTCCCGGTGCCCTGA
- a CDS encoding SDR family NAD(P)-dependent oxidoreductase, which yields MDTDAALDLSGESILITGGGGALGQTIVDTLRARGALVESVDLTTGVDAADPAAIDGVLDRLTDEGRLPTIVMCHAGAVGTHPLIDYPLDGFDALVRSNLRSAYVTARQAARRWTSGGMPGHLLFTTSWVAEHPWPEIGPYIATKAAITAMMRQFALELAPHGIRANAIAPGIVGAGMALHQWQTNDDYRRRAGSAIPLGALQTTQSVADACLFLCSRMASYMTGSVLTVDGGASLRPMD from the coding sequence ATGGACACGGACGCGGCACTGGATCTCTCCGGCGAGAGCATCCTCATCACCGGCGGCGGCGGCGCACTCGGGCAGACGATCGTCGACACCCTTCGTGCGCGGGGCGCCCTCGTCGAATCCGTTGATCTGACGACCGGCGTGGATGCGGCCGACCCCGCAGCGATCGACGGCGTGCTCGACCGGCTGACGGACGAAGGCCGCCTCCCGACGATCGTCATGTGCCATGCCGGGGCGGTGGGCACCCATCCGCTCATCGACTACCCGTTGGACGGATTCGATGCGCTCGTGCGGTCGAATCTGAGGAGCGCGTACGTGACCGCCCGCCAGGCGGCTCGGCGATGGACGAGCGGCGGGATGCCGGGTCACCTGCTCTTCACGACGTCCTGGGTGGCGGAGCATCCGTGGCCCGAGATCGGCCCGTACATCGCCACGAAGGCCGCGATCACTGCGATGATGCGGCAGTTCGCCCTGGAACTCGCGCCGCATGGCATACGCGCCAACGCGATCGCCCCGGGCATCGTCGGCGCCGGCATGGCGCTGCACCAGTGGCAGACGAACGACGATTACCGGCGACGCGCCGGATCGGCCATCCCGCTGGGGGCGCTGCAGACGACACAGTCGGTGGCGGATGCCTGCTTGTTCCTCTGCTCCAGGATGGCGTCGTACATGACCGGGTCGGTGCTGACGGTGGACGGCGGCGCGAGCCTCCGGCCGATGGACTGA
- a CDS encoding ATP-binding cassette domain-containing protein — translation MSALLEVRDVSKRFGGVRALSGVSFSVDAGEVVGLMGDNGAGKSTLMKTIAGAHAPDAGEILVDGAPVAFASPRDATAAGIAVVYQNLALVDQRDVAANVFLGRELTRFGFLDRARMRAEAQAVITELGVKIRSMRLPVGGMSGGQRQGVAIARAVHLGGRLVLLDEPTAALGPEQQQAVLDLITRLRDQGTAVILVSHNIDHVMAVADRIVVMREGRVAGVKAVADTAALEVIQLIMSTSAGALA, via the coding sequence ATGTCCGCTCTTCTCGAAGTACGGGATGTTTCGAAGCGGTTCGGCGGTGTGCGCGCGCTCAGCGGCGTGTCGTTCAGCGTCGACGCCGGCGAGGTCGTCGGCCTGATGGGCGACAACGGTGCCGGCAAGAGCACGCTCATGAAGACGATCGCCGGCGCCCACGCCCCCGACGCAGGCGAGATCCTCGTCGACGGCGCGCCGGTCGCCTTCGCCTCCCCCCGGGATGCGACGGCGGCCGGGATCGCGGTGGTCTATCAGAACCTCGCGCTCGTCGATCAGCGGGACGTGGCCGCCAATGTCTTCCTCGGTCGAGAACTGACGCGCTTCGGCTTTCTCGATCGCGCCCGGATGCGAGCGGAGGCGCAGGCGGTCATCACGGAACTCGGGGTGAAGATCCGCTCCATGCGGCTTCCCGTCGGCGGCATGTCCGGCGGGCAGCGTCAGGGAGTGGCGATCGCGCGCGCTGTCCACCTCGGCGGCCGCCTGGTGCTCCTCGACGAGCCGACCGCTGCGCTCGGGCCGGAGCAGCAGCAGGCCGTCCTCGACCTCATCACTCGGCTCCGCGACCAGGGCACCGCCGTGATCCTCGTCAGTCACAACATCGATCACGTCATGGCGGTCGCCGATCGCATCGTCGTCATGCGGGAGGGACGTGTCGCCGGGGTGAAGGCGGTGGCCGACACCGCCGCGCTCGAGGTCATCCAACTGATCATGTCCACCTCTGCCGGAGCCCTCGCATGA
- a CDS encoding mandelate racemase/muconate lactonizing enzyme family protein, with product MRITSLETLRPALQPNLVFVLLHADDGTVGLGEAFFGARAVEAYLHETAARILFDLDDVTPASAALALRPYNGFASGGVEQRGNGAVDLAIWDAVGQRSGLSVARLLGGAVRTTLETYNTCAGADYVRTSTQQNSANWGTDHSASPWEDLDAFLTRPEQLATELRAEGITGMKIWPFDRAAERTAGTSISSREMDAALGIVAAARAGGGPDMRIMIELHGLWQLPAATEILHQLSEFQPFWVEDPIRSDAVDAYAQLRRRTEVPIAGGETAVGRRGFAPLLGAGVLDYATVDVQWTGGLVEARQVASLADAHGVPIAPHDCTGPATLAAAIHLTASQPNGVIQETVRAFLRTWYRDLVTGLPEVEDGHVTVPDDPGHGVKLRPEVLAAAADGTDASVCRRVSTP from the coding sequence ATGCGCATCACTTCCCTCGAGACCCTTCGACCGGCGCTGCAGCCGAACCTCGTCTTCGTGCTCCTGCATGCCGACGACGGAACGGTCGGCCTCGGTGAGGCGTTCTTCGGCGCGCGAGCGGTGGAGGCCTACCTGCACGAGACCGCAGCGAGGATTCTGTTCGATCTGGACGATGTCACCCCCGCGTCCGCGGCGCTGGCTCTGCGCCCTTACAACGGCTTCGCCTCGGGCGGCGTCGAGCAGCGGGGGAACGGGGCGGTGGACCTCGCCATCTGGGACGCCGTCGGCCAGCGGTCGGGGCTCTCGGTCGCACGTCTGCTGGGTGGTGCGGTGCGCACCACCCTCGAGACGTACAACACCTGTGCGGGTGCGGACTATGTGCGCACGTCCACCCAGCAGAACTCGGCGAACTGGGGCACCGATCATTCCGCCTCGCCGTGGGAGGATCTGGACGCGTTCCTGACCAGACCGGAGCAGTTGGCCACGGAGCTGCGGGCCGAAGGCATCACGGGGATGAAGATCTGGCCGTTCGATCGGGCGGCGGAGCGGACCGCAGGCACATCCATCTCATCGAGGGAGATGGATGCCGCGCTCGGCATCGTCGCGGCCGCCCGCGCCGGAGGCGGTCCTGATATGCGGATCATGATCGAGCTCCACGGCCTCTGGCAGCTTCCTGCGGCCACCGAGATCCTTCACCAGCTCTCGGAGTTCCAGCCGTTCTGGGTCGAGGATCCGATCCGCTCCGACGCCGTGGACGCATACGCCCAGCTTCGCCGCCGCACGGAGGTGCCGATCGCGGGGGGCGAGACGGCGGTCGGACGACGCGGGTTCGCACCGCTCCTGGGAGCGGGCGTTCTCGACTACGCCACCGTGGATGTGCAGTGGACCGGAGGACTGGTGGAGGCGAGGCAGGTCGCCTCTCTCGCCGATGCGCACGGGGTGCCGATCGCACCGCACGACTGCACCGGCCCCGCGACCCTCGCTGCCGCCATCCATCTGACGGCGAGCCAGCCGAACGGCGTGATCCAGGAGACGGTGCGCGCCTTCCTCCGCACCTGGTACCGCGATCTGGTGACCGGCCTGCCGGAGGTCGAGGATGGGCACGTGACGGTGCCGGATGATCCCGGACACGGCGTGAAACTCAGGCCGGAGGTACTCGCGGCAGCCGCCGACGGCACCGACGCTTCCGTCTGCCGTCGCGTGAGCACGCCGTGA